Below is a genomic region from Thunnus albacares chromosome 4, fThuAlb1.1, whole genome shotgun sequence.
TCTGCTGGTGTCTTTCGCCTCATTTCCTCCTAAATGCCTCCGTTGTCTCAgatgtctttttgtcttctaAGATTTCCTCTGGGTTACTGTCTTGTTTCCCCTCTACCTTCTCTTATTCACTCTTTTTCCCTCTGCATCTCTCCAACTGGTCTTTCATGGGCCACTGAAACCACTACTACTGCACAGAAGGAACAGTGATTCTGCCACTCAGCGTAACTCTGAATTAAAACCatatcttgacattttttttgaaagaacACCTTAACGAACTGTTTGATCGCTCCCCTtcgacccccccaccccctctccaCCCCACCTGTACGTGTCTGTTTACCAAAAATGTGACACAAAGCGTCTCCCAAACGGCAGGAGACTTAATGAAATACCTCTGTTTGGACATGACTGGCCAGTGTGTCGTACATGTGAGAGGGGACATCCACGGTTCAAACAGGCATCCGAATGTCCTCGattggttgatttttttctttttgagcgTTCTGTGGTGTTGACTAAAACATCTAATCAAGGGCTCCTGATGATGTGACACAGGGTGACGTTAAActcagagagaagaggaaggaagaaagcaAGCACACTGTTGGATTATGCATGCCCACCTAtctcccccccccaccaccacatcCCCCCATTCTTCCCCCTTGTGTATAGTCTATTCCAATTCCTTATGGTTGACCTCCTGATATTGAATTACGTGACCACAGTAGCTTTCAGTGGATCTGACTGACCAGTTGTACAGTAGGATATAGGAATGGTTGTGTTACAAGACTGAAAGACAACTGATCATTATTTCCCTGTCTTGGTGGAATGATTTAAGTATGAGGTTTCTCAGATTTTGCAACTCTTTGTACAGCTTAAACCTGTggaaaaaactgtgtgtgtttatggaacCAAGGCCAGTTTAGAAGGGTTTTTACCCATcgagatgtgtgtgtgaatattggGAGCAGTCACCAAGTCACTTTttgtagttgtttgtttttccactgttgTAAATGgtaaccctttttttttttttttttgaacataGACATAACTTGAGAACTTAAGCTGATTGTGGTGTGTGCTGTGCATCTCAAGTCTTTCTTCCTTCGAAAGGAGAGCTCACTGCGGTAATGGCGGTGTCAACTCATCTCGTCTGTCTGCGATTTGTGTCCATCTCATTTTTTATGTAGTAGAACagttaatatatacattttatgaaaattatttttcttttcaattatGCACCACTGTTCAAAGATTTTATATCCTAACTTTACAAAATTTACAACCTTTGTAATATTCAatggtttcttttaaaaagacattttatgtaatgttatttttagtattctgtaattaaaatgattaaaattagaatgttttgtttgtgagtttttgaCCAGTGTGTTTCGGTCAGCTCTGATGCAGAAGGGAATAACCTCTTGATTATATGAAATGGTGTCTTTCATCTTTTAATCTGTGTGGTATTGATTGTATATATAAAGTTGTAAGCCAGGTAATATCTGATGTGTATATATtattttccaaaacaaatgacaaaaataatacaattgTATTTGAAGATTTTAGCTACAAAATATCCATTTAAAATGGGACACACGTCCCAATATTCCTTTAGAGCTGCGACTGACAGTTACTATCAATTCATCTGCCAATGTTCTTGTTTCATCAATTGATGAATTGTTAGTTCTATAACAAgtcaggaaatggtgaaaaataatCTTCAGTTTGCTTGTCTTGTATGACCAGAAGTCCACAACCCAATGATGGAGTTTACTATCATttaagacaaagacacacacaaatcttaacatttgaaaagctggaataCATTAATTTTTGGGCATCTTTATTATCAAAATCACTAGTCAATCAACATTAATTGGCGATCAGTTCAAATCTAGTGTTCTTCCATTCTCCACGTATATGTATTTGGTGTTGTCTTCTATCGTCTCCCTGCAGCTCCTGTACATGAATACTCTCTACAGCGTCATTCAGTCTCATCtccttttaaaaagcagcagctttcGGTCCCAAGCTGTGCTGCCAAAGCTCTGGATGAGCTCCATGTCACAGTGTCTCTCCAGGTGCTCCTTGGCATGGTCGGCCATGTCCCCACGGATCTTCAGGGTCTTGAAGTGGTCAAAGTCTGAGCGTCCCAACTTCCTGAGTCGCCGGGCTGCAGAGCGGTAGCACTTCCACGGCTGTGCCTCCAGCAGGAGGTGCTGACTGATAGAGGCCAGGCGagagagcagctgcagcagaccTGAGTCTCCGTGGTTTAAGTGGACCCACATGGTGACAGccaggcacacacacaggtggaaGTGAGAGCAGCCATGCTGGTTGAGGTACTCCTGCAGCTGGTTGCTATCTTCAGTGATATCCAGAGGGATGAAGGAGATGCTGCTGGGCAGAGGGTTGGTCTGTTGAGCCCGCTCAATGAGGGTCTCATCCAAGTCGAAGCCCAGGAGATGAACTTTCCTCCTGCAGTCTGTTGCAGTGTCTTCTTCACACTCAGGCTGCTGCACCAGATGTTTGTAAAGGGCTACACTTAAATCCTGCCATTCAAggggagaagagaggacagaGTTCACTACCATGTTGATTTAACTTCTTCAATCCTGCTGAATGAAACGTGTGAAAGATCTTGTTTGAAAGCACTAGTTCTACTGTACAATGTTGGGAtgccaaaccatttaaaatgtgtcttaaaagcCATTAAATGTGCACCTTTCTGCCCACATAGAACCACTTACCCCTGAATTACACCCCACGTCCAGCATCAGTGTTGTGCTGCCGCTGTATCCTAAATCCTGGAGGAGTGTGTCTGGAATCAGACTCAAGCGGTTCTCCGGCGGATTAAATGTATAATAGTTTATGAAGTTGCCATAAGGAGCAGCGCCCGGATCATTTATTTCATCAACAGCATCGTTTCCCACCTCACATGTTGTTGCCATTGTCGTGTGCGCCTCCAAAATACTTCCGTGGTTAAACCACGGTCATTGAATAGATGTGTTATGGTCCGTTTGTGGTACTGTAAGGTTTTATTATCCAGAGTGTAGCTGTATCTAGCAGTCCCgtgtataaaatgtaaaaagagaattttctccttttttgtcaGCAACTAACGGCAACGTTAGGTACCAAATTAACAAAGAAGCTAATTGCACCATCAGTAAgcgatttttttttgtcctaggatggcgaagtcatgacccgcccaacagaggcagagtagggcgggtcatgacgTCGCCATCCTAGGAAGAAAAATGGCCAAAAGTAACGGCAATTACACATTTTAACGGCTTAATGTAGCCATTAGGTAGATCTCTAATGTCAAGGGTAATCGCAGTAACGGTTAACAGCAAACCAAACAGTTGAGGTTTGAATGTCAGTTAAAAGAAGGAACAAACCGCTAAATGAAAAGAAGCATTAAAAATGCGCTGAAAAATACTAAACTAAAAACGTGGCTGTAAAAGAGCATCACCGATTAAACGTAGTTAACGTAAACCTAGGAATGCAAAAGTGTACTTTATCTACATATATTTAGCATGGGTCTGTTAAGAAGAACGATATTATGTTGGAAAATATTATTCACTCCGGGTCGGTAGTTGGCGCTGTGCACTTTGATCCGCggtttgtcaaaaaaaaagtcccttCCAGGATTCCGTACCTTACGAAAGCAAAGGTGACTAGCTTCATAGCTAATTTCGCATGTTGGTGTGCTGACATTGAGGGAAACTACGACAACCTGAGCTTGATATCGccttaaaagaaataaaaggtaAGAAAAGTGGAAAGTATTCGCTTCAAAGGGAGACGCGACAGTGATGTGACTTGTTTATAAGTGGATAAAACAGTgtgctaatgtgtgtgtacatagcTGACCGATAGCTTGCTAGCCTGCAGTGATGATAAGGGGGGGATATTTGATATTGTTGAAGGAAGAGTTCTGAACCTTTATGGACATTAAATCAGACGTTACCCGACTTAAACCAGAGTTGACTTTGCTTCACATTAGGCAGTGACGGACACAGTAATATTTATGAAGCAGTGTAATCTGCTACTGTGACTTATTACTAAGAAAAGAGCTTCATCTGTCTGTataaggataggttcacatcTTTAGTCTCtcaaaacaacattcaggttcccacatgaacattgaaagaggttttcctcgctgcagtcattcctcttgttcatactggctattaaaagatcctcttcaaatgtgctctcaatgtaagtgatgggggacagaATTCAGTGTGTCTTCAGTcattatgtgcaaaaatgtatttaaatgtttatctgaagcttatattaggcttcagcagtctgagttagtcatatcaagtggatatcagccacatttacagtctttttggcatcaaattccctctttgtgtttcctagGACAGTGTTTCCCTATTGAGtggtggtggaagtatagtaacaaaaagaggaactttggcactaacaAGACTAACGTTGAAAGGGATCCACCTGATTTGACTAATTTCgacagctgcagcttcatattatgttcagataaatatttaaatacattttggcacagaaggactgtggattttggccccatcacttacattgtaaatacatcatgaagggatcttctaataaCCTGTATGAACAgtaggaatgattatggcaagaaaaacctgtgtCATTGTTTATTTGGACTCCTgactttaagacagacttgaaaaattgtgaacatgtcctttaaagaaaagtagcaataccacaagGTAATATTAATCAATTACAAGTataagtcctgcattcaaaagtaaggctgcagctaatgattatttttattattgattaatctgctgattattttatcaattaatcgatttatcatttggtttataaagcaaCAGAGTTTGAAACCATCAATTAATTGGCATCTTTGCTTGAAAATTGGCtcaaatgactaattgattatcaaaaagTCGCATATTAAGTTTCTGTctatagattaatcaattaatcgtctCAGCTCTATTCaaaattaaacttaaataaaaatacaacagtatTATCAGCAGTGTATCATAAGTTAAAGTTCCCTTTATCAGGATGGCCCATCTGAGTCACTATACTTAGgctattatatattattggattattataaTTGATGCATTAATGTACAAGCAGCATTACAATATTGTAGTCAATCGCAGTGAAGCTACCATTAACTACCTTGTATATTGTTAGTTTTAGcaataacaatgcatcatattttatgaaacttatattttgtgtaaagtACTATAgttgtataaataaaatctatCTCAATGTGTAATTTCATGTtgtaatattgatatatattgtGATGTaatacatttctgcaaaatCAGTTCAACTGACTTTGCTCCTGATTCCTTTAGGATCCTCATCATGGTGACTGCAAAGCGCCTGGCTGACATAGGTTATCGGGCTTTTTCTGCCTCGATGATGCTGCTGACAGTCTACGGTGGCTACCTGTGTGCAATGAGAGGATACCGCTACATGAAAAAGCAAGAACAGCTGAAGCTGGCGGCAGAAAACCAGGACCCTGAAGTCATCAAAGACTGACATCAGATGGACTGCTCTCcccatttcttcttttttttgcccATTGCTGAATCATGAAGATGTTTTTTATCTTCACAGGACGTTTGTGTGATTTCATTGTGAGGGTGTTGCACTCTTACAGCAAAGATGTTTTGTTTATGAAAGATTCTCCAGGCAAATTAACCAAGAACACATTATTTGCATCAGTGACCTATGTCAAGTCGATGTGAGCAGCACTGTAAATCAGGTGAAGATGGTTGTCATTGTTTGTATTATATTAAATGCCGTTAACCACACAGTGCAATGTAGTGTTTCTAGACAGATACTGGAGTAAGAAAAAGCATCTTTCAACAACAGAATATAtttggaaacacattttttacaagGCACTCAAGTGAGAACATGATACTGGACAATTAGTATAGTCCTCATACCTGGATTCCTCTATAGGCAGTGACAAACAATTTCTTAAACATTTGGTCTCAGAAGGAGTagtaaaaaacagtaaaacacaactaaacaagTCACAAATAGCCAAACAATGTGGTTAAAGAATAAATCCACACTAAATTGCAAAGAGCAGAAACCACTTCTGTTGTATAATTTTTTAAAGCGTGTTTCACTTCTGGTCTCACACAGGTGTTCATAGCAGCTGCCTTTAAGAGCTGATAAAACCACAGCTATAACATAATACAGTCACTTCTATGTATAACACCCGCTGTGTGATATCACTGATTGCGATGCTGTCCGAATGCTTTAGAGTCAGATCCAACAGAAAGTGGCgcagcagcagttttctgcCCTATGAGATCCAGTGTGAATGAACctttggaaaataaaacaaacaaaactcaagTTCATCTGACCAATAAAACTGGGAGAGAACATTGAAACCAACATCTGCAGCAAAACTCCGCACAAAAATAAATCCCATCATTTGAAAGAGTGTATTATACTATGTAAAGGACTTGCTTCAACTGATTTCCATATCATTTCAGCTTTTACATGTCACCTCTTGAGTTGTGTGTGTCGTACAGGTCGTTACAGGTCTCCTGTAAGCAAGTTGTCAGTGTCTGCAAATCCGTCATCAGTCCACCAACATATGAATCTGTGCGCACTCACTGTCAGTGTAATGTGTGATaggacatgtgtgtgtttgtgtgtgtgtttgtgaatgagcTCTCGCACGTCAAAGGAATGTCATGAGACGAATGAAAGCTCTCTTGAGACGTTGTGAGGGAC
It encodes:
- the LOC122980837 gene encoding pre-miRNA 5'-monophosphate methyltransferase, which gives rise to MATTCEVGNDAVDEINDPGAAPYGNFINYYTFNPPENRLSLIPDTLLQDLGYSGSTTLMLDVGCNSGDLSVALYKHLVQQPECEEDTATDCRRKVHLLGFDLDETLIERAQQTNPLPSSISFIPLDITEDSNQLQEYLNQHGCSHFHLCVCLAVTMWVHLNHGDSGLLQLLSRLASISQHLLLEAQPWKCYRSAARRLRKLGRSDFDHFKTLKIRGDMADHAKEHLERHCDMELIQSFGSTAWDRKLLLFKRR
- the LOC122980839 gene encoding cytochrome c oxidase assembly protein COX14 homolog, coding for MVTAKRLADIGYRAFSASMMLLTVYGGYLCAMRGYRYMKKQEQLKLAAENQDPEVIKD